The DNA region tACTAAGTAAATGTTACTTCCATTTGTAAAAATTGTTTTACTTCTGTACCTTAAAACTTACAGAGCCAACCTGCAGCAATAATAGGCACTAAAGCTCattctttaaaggaaaaaaaaataatatccaTTTCTATGTTTTCGGTTAACAAACCTTACAAAACAAGAAGGAACAGGACAACCTTCCCAACTGGTGTTGATACCAATGTTTAGTACTTCAGTATTAGAGACATCTCTCTGTTCAGCACTCCAGGGAgctctccaggtgagcccctctctgcctcagctcctggggAGAGGTCagagcatcctgcagctccACCCTCCATGTGCCACTCCATCCACCTGCTTCTAATTCCACCCCAATTCACAGTCAAAACAGAAAGGAGAACACAAAGGGGAAAAGGCTGCAAAGACTAATCAGGATTACTTACATCAGCAGGAGTTTAAGGTTCCTGTTAGCAACAGTCAGGGTCATTTTAGTGTAGAACACCGTGCAGTGTGAGCCTGACAGCACACGCCCCACCTCAGACAGGAAACCAcaatttggggggaaaagggcaaaacacaacaaaatccACTCAACATGGGACACTGCATACTCACACAGCTCAGGGAATGTCAAGCTTGGAGCAAAGCTCAAACTCCTGCGTGCACTTCACAGAGGTGTCAACGAGCTGTGCAACCCTCTGATACCTGTGAGATTTGGCCCTGCAACCAGTTTGAGTCTGACAGCACAGCGTGGCAAAAAGTGAAGGGTGCAGCACCATTTCTGTATCTGGAATTAGGCTCACTGTGCTCCAGTCTTCTGCATATAGAACAACATTCTGAAGGTAGATTTGGGTGAGAAGGTACAAATTCTCCATTTTTGATGCACTTCAAAAACTCCTATACACTGCCCTGAATTTAAGCACCATTTCTTAGCCAGATTAGAGAGACATTTTtgcctgctccttcctgctgagGAAAATGACAAACAGTAGTCAAAGGAGAGGAAATTAACTCTCACATATGATTAAATTAATAATCCCAAAGCATCTCTCCTGCCCAGAACAGATACTGGGATGCTGAGGCAGCTGtataaaaatgacagaaattcCCATTCAAAATGAATGGCTTCTCAAataaattacaaagaaaaattaatatgaaataaaaGTACTTCACAAGCTTTGCCcaaatttaaatgcatttaaatttaaactcTTTAGCTCTTTTCCATACGAGTTTGTGTACTGTAAGTGCACACTCACACAGGCACACACGCACACATCTGTACAGTGCATTAACAATGTCAGTCAAAACTTTTCAGTGTGTTACAGGTTTTAGGCAGAAGGATTGTAACACGAGTTATTTAAAATGTAAGGAGCGACGACAGCATGAACCACGTGATGGATATGAGCTTATTGCTATGTCTATGTGCATTAGATCACTTCCAGTAGCTTCCATGCAAGTCCAAGAACTCCACCAGCTTTCAAGCAAAGTCTGAAACATCTCTGAAAAAGTGTCGTTATTTTTGAACTCACACGAACCATCCACATTTCGGAGAACTGAGGAGGACTACTACTAACACAGTACTGTTCAACTGGTTTTGGTTCTTGCCACTTTACTAAGCACAGCCAGATTCTCAGAGAAGCACAGACTCATGCACAGACTCACGCACAGTCAGATGCACAGACAATCCATCAGTTCTGCTCCGGTAGTGCTGGGCTTGAGCTGACGCGCTGGCATATTGGTACTGTGGGGAGCCATTCTCTTCCAAGGCTGGGGAAGTCCTGAATCTCACTGGACTAtccacagaaacagcaggaagACTGTGCTCATGTAGAGGTGTTTGCTGAAAATGCTGGTATTTCTGGAAATGATCCAAGTGGCCTTTGTTCAGCTcttggccccagggctgcctgtaGGGCTCGTGTCTGTAGGCGTAGGCGGCGTCCGGCCACTTCCTCTCCTCTGGTAAATAATCTGCTGGGGGGATGATGAACTTGACACCTGGGGAGGACCTCGAGTTGCTGGTGTAGGCATCAACAGGAGCGACTTCTgtctgggcaggggctgctggaagAGCATTTTGGTGACTGGCAGGATAGGAATTCATCTGCGGTTTATTTGGGGAATAATCTACCGGCATGAAAGGAGCGTATGGCCGTCCAGAGGGGCTGGGCCGATTcccgtggtgatgcagaggtGCAGAGCTTGCATTGCCTATACTGGAAACATGCTTTGGAGAATTCCCATAGTAAGTAGGGGGATTACTATAacctggcagtggctgctttaCATTCAGTCCATGAGATGGACCATCAGACTGAGATGCATATTTTGGAGATCTGGGTTGTGAAGTGAAGGTGTAATTATTGGGTATTTTTAATGGAGCTGGTgctttttccatttgctttcttGGACTATTAGAAAATGCTACATGCCTAGGACTTTGTGGATGAGCTCTCTCAAGCATCTCTTCAACAACATTCTCATTCTCAGTTTCATCCTCTGAAACATTGTCATACTGAGATGCATTAGACCCTCGCTTACCTTCATCAGCATCCAAAACCCTCACCTTTTGCTTTACATTCAAAGGCTGCATTTCTCCAGGACTTGGTGGTGGGCCCAAACCAGAATGGTTTACTGGCCTCCCTTTCACCTCTGCAGTGAGTTTCATTGTCTTTTCCATTATTTTGACATCGGATGGTTTATTCCACTTAGGTACAAATTCCCTTCTTGTGTTGGAAGTAGCATTAGAATTCTGATTAGCAGCTGCATTATTGTATAGACTTGAGTTGTCTTGCTCTGCTGGCTGAGGCTTTTTTCTGGTATCCACCTCATTCTTAGGCAAACTGTTTTGTGTCTCTGCTGGTCGAATCTTTTGCAGTTTTAAGGAAGGTTTCTTTTCCACAGAATTAATTCTTTTTCGGTTATTTGGTGAACTTTCTGATTCTTCTTCTGTGGATGGTCTTCTCTCTGTCCTTTGTCTTGCTGCTTGTGTCCCAGTACTGTTCTGTCCATTAAGCATTGGAGTGGAGTTAAGCACAGAAGGCAGAGGTCCTGATGGAATCTGCCCCAGTGGCTTCTTTGGAAATTCATCTTCTTTACCTAAAACAAGAACAGGAATAACATAAATTCACATTTGTACAGAAGCCTTCTTTGATCTGTTTGTCATGCAAGACAAATAGCTGGAAATTAACTGGGCTTCTCTCTGGGTCACCATTCTGCTGAACACCTCAAAGGTTTTTCTGTACACTGACATCAAACACAGATTTTCTTCAGCCTCTAATCCCAACCAGTTATTCCTTCCTACAGCTGATGCAATCTCACCAAGCTTTTGCTCTATCATGacactgctgaaaaaaaccccattttcctAGATGGCATGTTGGTTACAGTACCTATTCTGTATGGAACCCTCCTCACATTGTTACATTAAGCAAACTACTTTATCCACTTTAAAAATCCTTCCCAATATCACTCTCCCATTGGATTGTTTTCCATTCATTCATCCTCTAATGTTCACCTCTAGCAAGCCACACCACCAGCTCCTCCCTCACATGCACAAAGTTCCCAAATTACATCTTTGAACTCTCTCTCATTTCAGTTTTTGGGTGAAGCTCCTCATTAACACAATTAAGACTTTGTTCCCCTTAAACCCTTTCCTGCCTGGAAATTTCATCCTCAGTATGAAAAACCTCCAGTAAAATGCTCTATACACAGAATCttttttccagttcagcttttTATCAATACAGAACAACTGAAGCAGCTGACACCAATCCTGGCTACGTCATGGTGTCAATTGAGTGTTCCATGGGCGGGTTTTGCAGGACACAAGGACATCATTTACAGAACAAGGACACAAATGGAAAGTTCTCCCAGACTGGAGCTCAACGCATTGCAACAGCCAGTGGTAAACATCAACAGTGTGGGGACCCAGAGCAACCCACAGTGACATACAGAAACAATGAAGAAGTGTTTCATGGCTCAATGCTGCTCACAGAACAATTCACATCAAATTTTCTACTGCAATCCTTCTCCTTAGCAGTCAACGCCCTCCATAATCACAGCTGAAGTATTTTATCATATCTACTTGCATATAACTTATTTAATTGTGTAATCCATTACTTTCCCATTATAAGAAGGAAAGGTCATGCACTTCTCATTAAATGTATTAATCTAGATTTAATTCATTTGAtgttcagcatttaaaaaagaaaacacaaaagtttTAAAGTCAGCATTACCAAACAAGTCCTATTCACTGTGTATCTATTTATAAACAGAAGCTTTGTtgtaaggaggaaaaaagaaatggctACCCTAGCTTAAATgctaagcaaaataaattatataaaatggCTGTTGGTAAAATAATTTTGCCCAATCCCTGCTTTTTCCTAAGGCAAGGACTGTATAATCTCTTCCCATCAGAGGTCAGAGAGTAAGCACCTCACTTTCTAGctatttgtaatttctttttgtttgtctATAAGGGTTCACAGGAGTGAATAACACAAGTGTCTCTCCCTGACAAGGGCTGTAGTCACAAGTGAGCTATGTTCATTTACACAGGCGTGAGCAGGAGCTCAATCTTTGGTGAGTGGCTCCTGATACAGACACACTGAGGAaagccagcagccaaggtgaCTGCTATTTGTTATAACAGTGAACAAACTACCAGCAGGGATCAGTGGCTGtataaacaaaaggaaaactgagTTTGAGCCAGCCAGGAGGACAGCAGAGAAGAACACAATGGTGCCATCACAACAAGATAACTAAATAAATCACTTAATAGAAACAGCTTAGCTTTGCCAAACAATTAAGTAGTGTattcttgatttttctttgtaaGGGCCAAAAGTCATATGGAAACCTAAAACCTACCCTTTGCTTCAGAAATAACTTCAGAAACCTCACTTCACATACAGCAAACAGTGGGGCCAGGCCTCAGCACTAGGCTCCAGTGAGTGGCT from Ammospiza nelsoni isolate bAmmNel1 chromosome 5, bAmmNel1.pri, whole genome shotgun sequence includes:
- the USP6NL gene encoding USP6 N-terminal-like protein isoform X2 — translated: MSADAEQDAAVKLAQERAEIVAKYDRGREGAQIEPWEDADYHLYKVTDRFGFLHPEELPVHDAVIEKQKNLEIERTTKWLKMLKSWEKYKNSEKFHRRIYKGIPLQLRGQVWSLLLDVPKMKEEMKDFYNKLKYQARGCSPDIRQIDLDVNRTYRDNIMFRDRYGVKQQSLFHILAAYSIYNTEVGYCQGMSQITALLLMFMNEEDAFWALVKLLSGPKHAMHGFFIPGFPKLMRFQEHHDKILKKFLSKLKEHLDSQDMPTSFYTTKWFFQCFLDRTPFTLSLRIWDIYILEGERILTAMSYTILKLHRKHLMKLQMEELVEFLQDSLAKDFFYEDDFVIEQLQNSISELKRAKLDLPVAGKEDEFPKKPLGQIPSGPLPSVLNSTPMLNGQNSTGTQAARQRTERRPSTEEESESSPNNRKRINSVEKKPSLKLQKIRPAETQNSLPKNEVDTRKKPQPAEQDNSSLYNNAAANQNSNATSNTRREFVPKWNKPSDVKIMEKTMKLTAEVKGRPVNHSGLGPPPSPGEMQPLNVKQKVRVLDADEGKRGSNASQYDNVSEDETENENVVEEMLERAHPQSPRHVAFSNSPRKQMEKAPAPLKIPNNYTFTSQPRSPKYASQSDGPSHGLNVKQPLPGYSNPPTYYGNSPKHVSSIGNASSAPLHHHGNRPSPSGRPYAPFMPVDYSPNKPQMNSYPASHQNALPAAPAQTEVAPVDAYTSNSRSSPGVKFIIPPADYLPEERKWPDAAYAYRHEPYRQPWGQELNKGHLDHFQKYQHFQQTPLHEHSLPAVSVDSPVRFRTSPALEENGSPQYQYASASAQAQHYRSRTDGLSVHLTVRESVHESVLL
- the USP6NL gene encoding USP6 N-terminal-like protein isoform X1, producing the protein MIQVLQIVKDLVSPARRRADAARKGADAEQDAAVKLAQERAEIVAKYDRGREGAQIEPWEDADYHLYKVTDRFGFLHPEELPVHDAVIEKQKNLEIERTTKWLKMLKSWEKYKNSEKFHRRIYKGIPLQLRGQVWSLLLDVPKMKEEMKDFYNKLKYQARGCSPDIRQIDLDVNRTYRDNIMFRDRYGVKQQSLFHILAAYSIYNTEVGYCQGMSQITALLLMFMNEEDAFWALVKLLSGPKHAMHGFFIPGFPKLMRFQEHHDKILKKFLSKLKEHLDSQDMPTSFYTTKWFFQCFLDRTPFTLSLRIWDIYILEGERILTAMSYTILKLHRKHLMKLQMEELVEFLQDSLAKDFFYEDDFVIEQLQNSISELKRAKLDLPVAGKEDEFPKKPLGQIPSGPLPSVLNSTPMLNGQNSTGTQAARQRTERRPSTEEESESSPNNRKRINSVEKKPSLKLQKIRPAETQNSLPKNEVDTRKKPQPAEQDNSSLYNNAAANQNSNATSNTRREFVPKWNKPSDVKIMEKTMKLTAEVKGRPVNHSGLGPPPSPGEMQPLNVKQKVRVLDADEGKRGSNASQYDNVSEDETENENVVEEMLERAHPQSPRHVAFSNSPRKQMEKAPAPLKIPNNYTFTSQPRSPKYASQSDGPSHGLNVKQPLPGYSNPPTYYGNSPKHVSSIGNASSAPLHHHGNRPSPSGRPYAPFMPVDYSPNKPQMNSYPASHQNALPAAPAQTEVAPVDAYTSNSRSSPGVKFIIPPADYLPEERKWPDAAYAYRHEPYRQPWGQELNKGHLDHFQKYQHFQQTPLHEHSLPAVSVDSPVRFRTSPALEENGSPQYQYASASAQAQHYRSRTDGLSVHLTVRESVHESVLL